The genomic segment AGGCTTGGAGGGTTGGGCGCCTGACGGTCGCCCGTACGACTTACTACGCCGTAGGTCCCCGCACCGCACCCGTCCCGCCACCGAGTGGGGAGAGGGATGGCGCATACAGGAAACCCCGGCGAGAGAGGCCGAAGGCCAATTCATGACCATGACTGATCCGATCGCAGACATGCTTACGCGTCTGCGGAACGCGAACTCGGCATACCACGACTCCGTGACGATGCCGGCATCGAAGATCAAGTCTCACATCGCGGAGATCCTCCAGCAGGAGGGCTTCATCACGGGCTGGAAGGTCGAGGACGCCGAGGTCGGCAAGAACCTCGTCCTCGAGCTGAAGTTCGGCCCGAACCGTGAGCGCTCCATCGCGGGCATCAAGCGGATCTCCAAGCCCGGTCTCCGGGTTTACGCGAAGTCCACCTCCCTGCCCAAGGTGCTGGGTGGCCTCGGCGTGGCGATCATCTCCACGTCCCACGGGCTCCTCACCGACAAGCAGGCCGGCAAGAAGGGCGTAGGCGGAGAAGTCCTCGCCTACGTCTGGTAGCGGAAGGGAACGGAGGAAACAGCTATGTCGCGCATTGGCAAGCTCCCCATCACGGTTCCCGCCGGCGTGGACGTCACCATCGACGGCCGTACGGTCTCGGTCAAGGGCCCCAAGGGGTCCCTGAGCCACACCGTCGCTGCGCCGATCGACATCGCCAAGGGTGAGGACGGCGTTCTCAACGTCACCCGCCCCAACGACGAGCGTCAGAACAAGGCCCTGCACGGCCTGTCCCGCACGCTGGTGGCGAACATGATCACCGGCGTGACCCAGGGTTACGTGAAGAAGCTCGAGATCAGCGGTGTCGGTTACCGCGTGCAGGCCAAGGGTTCGAACCTCGAGTTCGCGCTCGGCTACAGCCACCCGATCACCGTCGAGGCGCCCGAGGGCATCACCTTCAAGGTCGAGAACCCCACGCGGTTCTCGGTCGAGGGCATCGACAAGCAGAAGGTCGGCGAGGTTGCGGCCAACATCCGCAAGCTGCGCAAGCCTGACCCGTACAAGGCCAAGGGCGTCAAGTACGAGGGCGAAGTCATCCGCCGCAAGGTCGGAAAGGCGGGTAAGTAAGCCATGGCATACGGTACGAAGATCGCTAAGGGCGATGCTTACAAGCGTGCTGCCATCAAGCGGCGCCAGATCCGGATCCGTAAGAAGGTCAACGGTACGGCTGAGCGTCCCCGCCTGGTCGTGACCCGCTCGAACCGCCACATCGTGGCCCAGGTGATCGACGACCTCAAGGGTCACACCCTTGCGTCGGCGTCCACCCTGGACTCCTCGATTCGTGGTGCGTCGGAGGACAAGTCGGCGCTGGCCGGCAAGGTCGGCGCCCTGGTCGCCGAGCGTGCCAAGGCCGCCGGTGTCGAGGCCGTCGTGTTCGACCGTGGTGGTAACCGGTACGCGGGTCGCATCGCGGCCCTGGCCGACGCCGCCCGCGAGGCCGGGCTCAAGTTCTGAGCTCGCTGCGTAGCTAGCGGAAAGAGAGAGGTAAATCCAATGGCTGGACCCCAGCGCCGCGGTGGCGGTGCCGGTGGCGGCGAGCGGCGGGACCGGAAGGGCCGTGACGGCGGCGCAGCTGCCGCCGAGAAGACCGCGTACGTTGAGCGCGTTGTCGCGATCAACCGCGTCGCCAAGGTTGTGAAGGGTGGTCGTCGCTTCAGCTTCACTGCGCTCGTCGTAGTGGGCGACGGTGACGGCACCGTGGGTGTCGGTTACGGCAAGGCCAAGGAGGTGCCGGCCGCCATCGCCAAGGGTGTTGAGGAGGCCAAGAAGCACTTCTTCAAGGTCCCCCGTATCCAGGGCACCATCCCGCACCCGATCACGGGCGAGAAGGCCGCGGGCGTCGTCCTGCTCAAGCCTGCTTCCCCCGGTACCGGCGTTATCGCCGGTGGCCCGGTGCGTGCCGTGCTCGAGTGCGCCGGTGTGCACGACATCCTGTCGAAGTCGCTCGGCTCGTCGAACGCGATCAACATCGTGCACGCGACCGTGGAGGCCCTGAAGGGTCTGCAGCGTCCCGAGGAGATCGCGGCCCGCCGTGGTCTGCCGCTCGAGGACGTCGCTCCCGCGGCTCTGCTGCGTGCGCGTGCCGGGGCTGGTGCTGCGTAATGGCTCAGCTCAAGATCACGCAGACGAAGTCGTACATCGGCAGCAAGCAGAACCACCGTGACACCCTGCGTTCCCTTGGTCTCAAGGGCATCAACACGCAGGTCGTCAAGGAGGACCGCCCCGAGTTCCGCGGCATGGTGCACACCGTCCGCCACCTCGTGACGGTCGAGGAGGTCGACTGATCATGGCGGAGAACAACCCGCTCAAGATCCACAACCTCCGTCCGGCCCCGGGCGCCAAGACCGCGAAGACCCGTGTCGGTCGTGGTGAGGCGTCGAAGGGTAAGACGGCCGGTCGTGGTACCAAGGGCACGAAGGCCCGCTACCAGGTTCCGGAGCGCTTCGAGGGTGGCCAGATGCCCCTCCACATGCGTCTCCCGAAGCTGAAGGGCTTCAAGAACCCCTTCAAGACGGAGTTCCAGGTCGTGAACCTGGACAAGCTCTCCGCCCTCTACCCCGAGGGTGGGGAGGTCACCGTTGCCGACCTGGTCGCCAAGGGTGCCGTCCGCAAGAACAGCCTCGTCAAGGTCCTCGGCCAGGGCGAGATCTCCGTGGCGCTGCAGGTGACGGTCGACGCCGTCTCCGGCTCCGCCAAGGAGAAGATCACCGCCGCCGGCGGTACCGTCACCGAGCTCGTCTGAACACATCAGGTGTCTCGATGACTTGAGCGATCCCGACCGGGGATACCCCACAAATGGGGTATCCCCGGTTGGTCGTTCCTAGGGAAGCAGTCTCGCCGGTAAGGTGACCTGCGCTGCCCGTTTTCACAGGGTGCTCCTACACGGGCACTCGGCGCGGCAGTTAAACGTTACGTAAGTCGTTACGTAAGTCGTCCTCATCAGAATCTCAAAACCGTCACCCTTGACGCAGTAGCGCGGGGGTCGCAGGAGGCACCGTGCTCACCGCGTTCGCCCGGGCGTTCAAGACGCCCGACCTGCGCAAGAAGCTGCTCTTCACGCTCGGCATCATCGTGATCTATCGGGTCGGCACGCATGTGCCGATCCCGGGTGTCGACTACACCGCCGTCCAGTTCTGCATCGACCAGGCCCAGACCAACAAGGGGCTCTT from the Streptomyces sp. NBC_00310 genome contains:
- the rpsH gene encoding 30S ribosomal protein S8, giving the protein MTMTDPIADMLTRLRNANSAYHDSVTMPASKIKSHIAEILQQEGFITGWKVEDAEVGKNLVLELKFGPNRERSIAGIKRISKPGLRVYAKSTSLPKVLGGLGVAIISTSHGLLTDKQAGKKGVGGEVLAYVW
- the rplF gene encoding 50S ribosomal protein L6 encodes the protein MSRIGKLPITVPAGVDVTIDGRTVSVKGPKGSLSHTVAAPIDIAKGEDGVLNVTRPNDERQNKALHGLSRTLVANMITGVTQGYVKKLEISGVGYRVQAKGSNLEFALGYSHPITVEAPEGITFKVENPTRFSVEGIDKQKVGEVAANIRKLRKPDPYKAKGVKYEGEVIRRKVGKAGK
- the rplR gene encoding 50S ribosomal protein L18; translation: MAYGTKIAKGDAYKRAAIKRRQIRIRKKVNGTAERPRLVVTRSNRHIVAQVIDDLKGHTLASASTLDSSIRGASEDKSALAGKVGALVAERAKAAGVEAVVFDRGGNRYAGRIAALADAAREAGLKF
- the rpsE gene encoding 30S ribosomal protein S5 yields the protein MAGPQRRGGGAGGGERRDRKGRDGGAAAAEKTAYVERVVAINRVAKVVKGGRRFSFTALVVVGDGDGTVGVGYGKAKEVPAAIAKGVEEAKKHFFKVPRIQGTIPHPITGEKAAGVVLLKPASPGTGVIAGGPVRAVLECAGVHDILSKSLGSSNAINIVHATVEALKGLQRPEEIAARRGLPLEDVAPAALLRARAGAGAA
- the rpmD gene encoding 50S ribosomal protein L30 → MAQLKITQTKSYIGSKQNHRDTLRSLGLKGINTQVVKEDRPEFRGMVHTVRHLVTVEEVD
- the rplO gene encoding 50S ribosomal protein L15, whose product is MAENNPLKIHNLRPAPGAKTAKTRVGRGEASKGKTAGRGTKGTKARYQVPERFEGGQMPLHMRLPKLKGFKNPFKTEFQVVNLDKLSALYPEGGEVTVADLVAKGAVRKNSLVKVLGQGEISVALQVTVDAVSGSAKEKITAAGGTVTELV